The following proteins are encoded in a genomic region of Haloarcula marina:
- a CDS encoding aldo/keto reductase: protein MALDDIDLEYVRLGETGLSVSELAFGTWRFGREADDGTVEIDRERAHELLDAYETAGGRFIDTADVYGGGDSERWIGEWLADRDREEYVLASKIYWPTREDDPNGRGLGRKHIRRNIDLMLDRLGTEYLDVLYIHRWDEATPARELMRTLTGLVDEGKVNYLGASTFVPNAWRVAQANELAEREGLEQFTVSQPRYNLVNREVEGDYLDMCDHYGLGVCPWSPLAQGMLTGKYDREDRTADSAAGRSDDWKDAYLTDENFAVLDEVQAVADAEDATPAQVAIAWLSHHDSVAVPLLGARTVDQLEENLGAAAVDLSDDQFERLNEAKGGPYDDI from the coding sequence ATGGCACTCGACGACATCGACTTGGAGTACGTCCGACTCGGCGAGACGGGACTGTCCGTCAGCGAACTCGCCTTCGGGACGTGGCGGTTCGGCCGCGAGGCCGACGACGGAACCGTCGAAATCGACCGCGAGCGCGCCCACGAACTGCTCGACGCGTACGAGACGGCTGGCGGGCGCTTCATCGACACCGCCGACGTGTACGGCGGCGGCGACAGCGAGCGCTGGATAGGCGAATGGCTGGCCGACAGGGACCGCGAGGAGTACGTGCTGGCCTCGAAAATCTACTGGCCGACGCGCGAGGACGACCCGAACGGCCGGGGCCTCGGCCGCAAGCACATCCGGCGCAACATCGACCTGATGCTCGATAGGTTGGGGACGGAGTATCTGGACGTGCTGTACATCCACCGCTGGGACGAGGCCACGCCCGCCCGCGAACTGATGCGGACCCTCACCGGCCTCGTCGACGAGGGCAAGGTGAACTACCTCGGCGCGTCGACGTTCGTCCCGAACGCGTGGCGGGTCGCGCAGGCGAACGAACTCGCCGAGCGCGAGGGACTGGAGCAGTTCACCGTCTCACAACCGCGCTACAACCTCGTCAACCGCGAAGTCGAGGGCGATTACCTCGACATGTGCGACCACTACGGCCTCGGCGTCTGCCCGTGGAGTCCGCTGGCACAGGGGATGCTCACCGGGAAGTACGACCGCGAGGACCGCACGGCCGACTCGGCGGCGGGCCGCAGCGACGACTGGAAGGACGCCTACCTCACCGACGAGAACTTCGCCGTCCTCGACGAGGTGCAGGCCGTCGCCGACGCAGAGGACGCGACGCCCGCGCAGGTGGCTATCGCGTGGCTCTCACACCACGACAGCGTGGCCGTCCCACTGCTGGGCGCGCGCACCGTCGACCAACTCGAAGAGAACCTCGGTGCGGCGGCCGTCGACCTCTCCGACGACCAGTTCGAGCGACTGAACGAGGCGAAGGGCGGCCCCTACGACGACATCTGA
- the sufU gene encoding Fe-S cluster assembly sulfur transfer protein SufU, translated as MGIGGSDMYRQQILDHYKNPRNTGSIEDPTFTHIGENPMCGDEIRMDVVLSEDEETIERVAFEGDGCAISQASASMLTERLHGMSVEELAAMDRDDIVDMLGVDISPMRIKCAVLAEKVAQDGAEIYFGEKDLDKTTTEDDD; from the coding sequence ATGGGTATCGGCGGCTCCGACATGTACCGGCAGCAGATCCTCGACCACTACAAGAACCCCCGGAACACGGGGTCCATCGAGGACCCGACGTTCACCCACATCGGCGAGAACCCGATGTGCGGCGACGAGATTCGGATGGACGTGGTGCTCTCCGAGGACGAAGAGACTATCGAACGCGTCGCCTTCGAGGGCGACGGCTGTGCTATCTCCCAAGCGTCCGCGTCGATGCTGACGGAGCGCCTCCACGGGATGTCCGTCGAGGAACTTGCGGCGATGGACCGCGACGACATCGTCGACATGCTGGGCGTCGACATCTCGCCGATGCGAATCAAGTGTGCCGTCCTCGCCGAGAAAGTCGCACAGGACGGGGCCGAGATTTACTTCGGCGAGAAGGACCTCGACAAGACGACCACCGAAGACGACGACTGA
- a CDS encoding class I SAM-dependent methyltransferase: MSDGNEWDPDDYDDDHGFVHEYGEDLLTLLDPEPGQRILDLGCGTGHLTAAIADSGADVLGIDAAPEMVERAREEYPDCRFEHADAREYAPEAPFDAVFSNAALHWIPGDDHDAVLETVADALTDDGRFVAEFGGRGNVARIVAALDAELGERGYDVATPWYFPSVGEYAPRLEAHGMEVTFARLFDRPVELEDGPDGLRNWVGMFGDEFFADVDETEREAVLDGVEDRLREPLFDAATETWTADYRRIRFVAERR, from the coding sequence ATGAGCGACGGCAACGAATGGGACCCGGACGACTACGACGACGACCACGGCTTCGTCCACGAGTACGGCGAGGACCTGTTGACACTGCTCGACCCGGAACCCGGCCAGCGGATTCTCGACCTCGGCTGTGGAACCGGGCACCTGACGGCCGCTATCGCCGACAGCGGGGCCGACGTGCTCGGCATCGACGCCGCTCCGGAGATGGTCGAGCGAGCGCGCGAGGAGTACCCCGACTGTCGGTTCGAACACGCAGACGCCCGCGAGTACGCGCCCGAGGCCCCCTTCGACGCCGTCTTCTCGAACGCCGCGCTGCACTGGATTCCCGGCGACGACCACGACGCCGTCCTCGAAACGGTCGCGGACGCCCTGACCGACGACGGCCGTTTCGTCGCGGAGTTCGGCGGGCGCGGCAACGTCGCGCGAATCGTCGCCGCCCTCGACGCGGAACTCGGCGAGCGAGGCTACGACGTGGCCACGCCGTGGTACTTCCCGAGCGTCGGCGAGTACGCGCCGCGACTCGAAGCCCACGGGATGGAAGTGACGTTCGCGCGCCTGTTCGACCGCCCGGTAGAACTGGAAGACGGCCCCGACGGCCTGCGCAACTGGGTCGGGATGTTCGGCGACGAGTTCTTCGCGGACGTCGACGAGACAGAACGCGAAGCGGTGCTGGACGGCGTCGAGGACCGCCTGCGCGAACCGCTGTTCGACGCCGCGACGGAGACGTGGACCGCCGACTACCGCCGGATTCGGTTCGTCGCCGAACGCCGGTGA
- a CDS encoding pyridoxamine 5'-phosphate oxidase family protein yields MSIPDDVAALIADAPLSAHLATSVDDRPHVAPVWYVYEGGDAYRAASDAETVRDDRLWVLTGGKKLENVRRNPRVAVSIERADESGVDWAVQLLGTARESDDDARIAAVEAAMTEIYRDGTASDGGEDADPPGEWALLGIRVGTATVQRYDE; encoded by the coding sequence ATGTCCATCCCCGACGACGTGGCCGCGCTCATCGCGGACGCCCCGCTGAGCGCCCACCTCGCGACGAGCGTCGACGACCGACCGCACGTCGCGCCCGTCTGGTACGTCTACGAGGGCGGCGACGCCTACCGCGCCGCGAGCGACGCCGAGACGGTCCGAGACGACCGCCTGTGGGTACTCACCGGCGGGAAGAAACTCGAAAACGTCCGGCGGAACCCGCGGGTCGCCGTCTCCATCGAACGGGCCGACGAATCCGGCGTCGACTGGGCGGTCCAACTGCTCGGGACGGCCCGCGAGTCTGACGACGACGCCCGAATCGCGGCCGTCGAAGCGGCGATGACGGAGATATATCGAGACGGGACCGCAAGCGACGGCGGCGAGGACGCCGACCCGCCCGGCGAGTGGGCGCTGCTGGGGATTCGGGTCGGGACTGCGACGGTCCAGCGCTACGACGAGTAG
- a CDS encoding sensor histidine kinase → MLRPATVSVVVVVLIAVAVVTSFGFAWYARRRTRHPVSGWFSLLMAADGTWALLTLLELLSPTDAFALLLGPFVAFTGVSAAVIWFQFVVEYTGDSTWVPPIVGRLLGAQTAVYALLYVLNPGELVYTTRGVAQYGVVRLPYEVFGPLAYLELAVVYALLSVTFLLLGRLFVQSRNLYRKQTGLIFAGTSAVALANVAFFAGISPHPRLDLTPVLFVAQAAGVGVALFRYDFLDVTPMAADTLLDEMRDPVFVVDGTGRVIDQNAAAAPYLGALDDPTLSDVGIPGLGDVIAPTDGGVRVEPTEVTTLRQHSDRLSTVTYDVRTTPIRDRYDSVQGYVVVLRDVTERKARERALENQNKRLEEFTGVVSHDLRNPLQVIDGHVRMAHETGDLSHLEEATDAIGRMESMLSDLLELAREGQTIDEKAEVDLESCCRAAWDAVETEDATLDVETNLSVLADPERLQQVFENLFGNAVEHGSTNERPAADGAAEHGATNSQPRTDDSDAVTVTVGDFEGGFYVADDGPGIPPAKRDSVFEFGVTHTEDSTGYGLGIVQRIVEAHGWRIAATESESGGARFEVTGLYSS, encoded by the coding sequence ATGCTCAGACCAGCGACGGTGAGCGTGGTAGTGGTGGTGCTCATCGCCGTCGCCGTGGTCACCAGTTTCGGGTTCGCGTGGTACGCCCGCAGGCGGACTCGGCATCCGGTCTCGGGGTGGTTCTCGCTCCTGATGGCCGCCGACGGAACGTGGGCGCTGTTGACGCTCCTCGAGTTGCTCAGTCCGACGGACGCGTTCGCCTTGCTGTTGGGCCCGTTCGTCGCCTTCACCGGAGTCTCAGCCGCCGTCATCTGGTTCCAGTTCGTCGTCGAGTACACCGGGGACAGTACGTGGGTCCCGCCCATCGTGGGCCGTCTGCTCGGCGCACAGACGGCCGTGTACGCGCTCCTGTACGTGTTGAATCCCGGCGAACTGGTCTACACCACTCGCGGCGTCGCTCAGTACGGCGTCGTCCGCCTCCCGTACGAGGTGTTCGGTCCCCTCGCGTACCTCGAACTCGCCGTCGTCTACGCGCTCCTGTCGGTGACCTTCCTGTTGCTCGGGCGCCTGTTTGTCCAGAGCCGCAACCTCTATCGGAAACAGACAGGGCTCATCTTCGCAGGGACGTCGGCCGTCGCGCTCGCGAACGTCGCGTTCTTCGCGGGTATCTCGCCGCACCCGCGTCTCGACCTGACGCCGGTGTTGTTCGTTGCACAGGCCGCCGGGGTCGGCGTCGCGCTGTTCCGGTACGACTTCCTCGACGTCACGCCGATGGCGGCCGATACGCTCCTCGATGAGATGCGCGACCCGGTGTTCGTCGTCGACGGCACGGGACGGGTCATCGACCAAAACGCGGCGGCAGCGCCCTACCTCGGCGCACTCGACGACCCGACGCTCTCGGACGTGGGCATCCCCGGACTCGGCGACGTCATCGCGCCGACGGATGGCGGCGTGCGCGTGGAACCGACGGAGGTGACGACCCTCAGACAGCACAGCGACCGCCTCTCGACGGTGACCTACGACGTTCGGACGACACCGATTCGGGACCGGTACGACAGCGTCCAGGGGTACGTCGTCGTCCTGCGGGACGTGACCGAGCGGAAGGCCCGGGAACGAGCGCTGGAGAACCAGAACAAGCGTCTCGAGGAGTTCACCGGCGTCGTGAGCCACGACCTTCGGAACCCGTTGCAGGTCATCGACGGCCACGTGAGGATGGCCCACGAGACCGGCGACCTCTCGCACTTGGAGGAGGCAACCGACGCCATCGGCCGTATGGAGTCGATGCTCTCGGACCTCCTCGAACTGGCACGGGAGGGCCAGACCATCGACGAGAAGGCCGAAGTCGACCTCGAATCGTGCTGCCGAGCGGCGTGGGACGCGGTGGAGACGGAGGACGCGACGCTCGACGTCGAGACGAACCTGTCCGTGCTGGCTGACCCCGAACGCCTCCAGCAGGTCTTCGAAAACCTGTTCGGAAACGCCGTCGAGCACGGGTCGACGAACGAGCGACCGGCCGCCGACGGCGCCGCGGAACACGGTGCCACGAACAGCCAGCCACGGACCGACGACAGCGACGCCGTGACGGTGACGGTCGGCGATTTCGAGGGTGGATTCTACGTCGCTGACGACGGGCCGGGTATCCCCCCGGCGAAGCGCGACTCCGTGTTCGAGTTCGGCGTGACCCACACCGAGGACAGCACGGGATACGGTCTCGGCATCGTTCAACGTATCGTCGAGGCACACGGCTGGCGCATCGCCGCCACCGAGAGCGAGAGCGGCGGGGCCCGCTTCGAGGTGACTGGGCTCTACTCGTCGTAG
- a CDS encoding RPA12/RPB9/RPC11 RNA polymerase family protein: protein MQFCDECGSIMHTEEDTWVCRSCEHEEPRDSQAEAAMATQDGQRDDGAPTVADATKDSSETVQEPCPADDCDSDRAYYEMMPKPGGSYEVRLFTCVECGHKWRES, encoded by the coding sequence ATGCAATTTTGTGACGAGTGTGGTTCGATTATGCACACGGAGGAGGACACGTGGGTGTGTCGCTCCTGTGAGCACGAGGAGCCGCGGGACTCGCAAGCTGAAGCGGCGATGGCGACCCAGGATGGGCAGCGGGACGACGGAGCACCGACCGTGGCCGACGCGACCAAGGACTCCTCCGAGACGGTGCAGGAGCCGTGTCCGGCGGACGACTGCGACAGCGACCGGGCCTACTACGAGATGATGCCGAAACCGGGCGGTTCCTACGAGGTTCGGCTGTTCACCTGCGTCGAGTGCGGCCACAAGTGGCGCGAGTCCTGA
- a CDS encoding DUF3303 domain-containing protein has protein sequence MLFHVSLTHSPENCWARDEHEGKASELVARMEDADGSQGVTVQSSFVAPNEHTFYLMVEADTFESLTSLLGPPLLQDHEADVVPVTTFGEALDTLDVE, from the coding sequence ATGTTATTCCATGTCAGTCTGACCCACAGCCCCGAGAACTGCTGGGCCCGGGATGAACACGAAGGGAAGGCGAGCGAACTGGTCGCCCGGATGGAGGACGCCGATGGATCTCAAGGCGTCACCGTCCAGAGTTCGTTCGTTGCGCCGAATGAACACACGTTCTACTTGATGGTCGAAGCGGACACGTTTGAGAGCCTGACGTCGCTGCTCGGGCCGCCGCTCCTACAAGATCACGAGGCCGACGTGGTCCCGGTGACGACCTTCGGCGAGGCCCTGGACACGCTCGATGTAGAGTGA
- a CDS encoding helix-turn-helix domain-containing protein, which translates to MATEATFTVPSDQFPLGTVFDQLPNVRVELERIVPAQNVVIPYFWVRGTEVTDIEGEFTEHPGVKSIRLVDSVDDEYLLRVEWAIDYDDVLTVLAETGVPLIEAIGTNHQWTFEVRGDDRSDIVDFQRRCRELDIPITMTALHALTPVETTTEAGLTDTQLEALVLAYQRGYYESPRQVTLEALGEELGISQQAVGSRLRGGIKHVLGSTLSALTVQS; encoded by the coding sequence ATGGCTACTGAGGCGACGTTCACGGTTCCGTCAGACCAGTTTCCCTTGGGGACAGTGTTCGACCAACTGCCGAACGTGAGGGTCGAACTGGAGCGAATCGTCCCCGCACAGAACGTGGTGATTCCCTACTTCTGGGTGCGGGGAACCGAAGTCACCGACATCGAGGGCGAGTTCACCGAGCACCCGGGCGTGAAGAGCATTCGGCTAGTCGACTCTGTCGATGACGAGTACTTGTTACGCGTCGAGTGGGCGATAGACTACGACGACGTGCTAACTGTACTGGCGGAGACAGGGGTTCCACTGATCGAGGCCATCGGGACAAACCACCAGTGGACATTCGAGGTTCGCGGTGATGACCGAAGTGACATCGTTGACTTTCAACGACGCTGTCGAGAGCTGGACATCCCGATCACGATGACGGCACTGCACGCACTCACGCCGGTTGAGACGACAACCGAAGCCGGCCTCACTGACACCCAGCTAGAGGCGCTGGTACTTGCCTACCAGCGAGGGTACTATGAGTCCCCCCGCCAGGTCACGTTGGAAGCCCTCGGCGAGGAACTCGGCATCTCACAGCAGGCCGTCGGCTCCCGCCTCCGTGGGGGAATCAAACACGTCCTCGGGAGCACACTCTCAGCCCTTACAGTCCAATCCTGA
- a CDS encoding DUF7344 domain-containing protein — MASKGPLTFDSVLDLCRHRYRRIVLGTLVEDRRSVTIDDLTEVVLKYNHDTTIAAASENVRTDIRLSLHHVHLPKLASGGLITYDPERQFVEPTAQLDQVQSTLSTVLGAEPTLEPVLER; from the coding sequence ATGGCGAGTAAGGGGCCTCTCACCTTCGACTCGGTACTCGACCTGTGTCGGCATCGGTATCGGCGGATCGTCCTCGGGACGCTCGTTGAAGACCGGCGGTCTGTAACGATCGACGACCTTACCGAAGTCGTCCTCAAGTACAATCACGATACGACAATTGCAGCGGCGTCTGAGAACGTACGAACCGATATTCGCCTCTCACTCCATCACGTTCACCTCCCGAAGTTGGCCTCGGGAGGACTCATAACGTATGATCCAGAGCGACAGTTCGTGGAACCAACCGCGCAACTCGATCAAGTACAGTCGACCCTGTCTACGGTTCTCGGTGCCGAGCCCACACTCGAACCAGTACTCGAACGTTAG
- a CDS encoding heme-binding protein yields the protein MDQRKPPQTEEGWYVLHDCRRIDWDAWREAPSRVRDRALSEGIDFFSAYEALEDAEEGQTAVYTVLGHKADLMILHLRPTMGDLDAAERHFEQTELAAFTERAFSYVSVTEASGYTEKSREYFDGEVDDDSGLAQYIQARLHPDVPDEEFVCFYPMSKRRDPDQNWYDTSFEERAAHIKRHGDIGRGYGGDVNQMICGSIGFDDWEWGITLWSEDMTNIKELLTEMRFDPSTSQFAEFGPFYVGRRFDPTDLPAVLAGQRVPTDDRAVETAAQAGGHAEVPDHAETAAAHAHGEAGAGHAHGGDADERGGPHPGNAGEGDHPHGGDSASGDHPSADDHPSPGGTESSSGGGRPDVSGDFEEVDDAVQRVGRLGLHEGNAYDAGDYALIFHSSADAEDIVDDVEELGNSFDHYDRHVTTTVRAQSGQTYLVSIWTAKEAAETAAGFLSDVDGVEEQLGGQLGAADDGADESGGNGGEAAASSQSIREQLESEGVYAGQPHGEDVYALVVYSRADADALAEEVADLRSAFDRYDTHVRTTVYRDADSDTTAVASLWDTEDAAETASEYLTDLPEVVHRQGEGDGFGTMGMFYTVKPEYREEFVEKFDTVGGLLADMDGHRETALLANVDDANDMFIASQWDSKEDAMAFFRSDAFSDTVSWGRDVLADRPRHVFLA from the coding sequence ATGGACCAACGCAAGCCCCCGCAGACGGAGGAGGGCTGGTACGTGCTGCACGACTGTCGGCGCATCGACTGGGACGCGTGGCGCGAGGCCCCCTCGCGCGTCCGCGACCGGGCGCTCTCCGAGGGCATCGACTTCTTCTCGGCCTACGAGGCCCTCGAAGACGCCGAGGAGGGACAGACCGCTGTCTACACCGTCCTCGGCCACAAGGCGGACCTCATGATTCTCCACCTCCGGCCGACGATGGGCGACCTCGATGCGGCCGAGCGACACTTCGAGCAGACGGAACTCGCGGCGTTCACCGAGCGCGCGTTCTCGTACGTCTCGGTCACGGAGGCGTCGGGCTACACCGAGAAATCCCGCGAGTACTTCGACGGCGAGGTGGACGACGATTCGGGTCTCGCGCAGTACATTCAGGCGCGTCTCCACCCCGACGTTCCCGACGAGGAGTTCGTCTGTTTCTACCCGATGAGCAAGCGTCGCGACCCGGACCAGAACTGGTACGACACGTCCTTCGAGGAGCGAGCGGCCCACATCAAGCGCCACGGCGACATCGGCCGGGGCTACGGCGGCGACGTGAACCAGATGATTTGCGGGTCTATCGGCTTCGACGACTGGGAGTGGGGCATCACGCTCTGGAGTGAGGACATGACGAACATCAAGGAACTGCTGACGGAGATGCGGTTCGACCCCTCCACGTCGCAGTTCGCCGAGTTCGGGCCGTTCTACGTCGGACGGCGGTTCGACCCGACGGACCTCCCCGCGGTGCTGGCGGGCCAGCGGGTCCCCACCGACGACCGGGCCGTCGAGACGGCCGCGCAGGCGGGCGGGCACGCCGAGGTACCGGACCACGCTGAGACGGCCGCCGCCCACGCGCACGGCGAGGCCGGTGCGGGACACGCCCACGGTGGCGACGCCGACGAACGCGGCGGCCCGCACCCCGGCAACGCGGGCGAAGGTGACCACCCACACGGCGGCGACAGCGCCAGCGGCGACCACCCCTCCGCCGACGACCATCCGTCTCCCGGGGGCACTGAATCGAGTTCGGGCGGCGGCCGCCCGGACGTGTCCGGTGACTTCGAGGAGGTAGACGACGCCGTCCAGCGAGTCGGTCGCCTCGGCCTCCACGAGGGGAACGCCTACGACGCGGGCGACTACGCGCTGATTTTCCACTCGTCGGCCGACGCCGAGGACATCGTCGACGATGTGGAGGAACTCGGGAACAGTTTCGACCACTACGACCGCCACGTCACGACCACCGTCCGCGCACAGAGCGGGCAGACCTACCTCGTCAGCATCTGGACGGCCAAGGAGGCCGCCGAGACGGCGGCCGGGTTCCTCAGCGACGTTGACGGGGTCGAGGAGCAACTGGGCGGGCAGTTGGGCGCGGCCGACGACGGCGCTGACGAGTCGGGAGGAAACGGCGGCGAGGCGGCCGCCTCCTCGCAGTCCATCCGCGAGCAACTCGAATCCGAGGGCGTCTACGCCGGACAACCGCACGGCGAGGACGTGTACGCGCTGGTCGTCTACTCGCGGGCCGACGCCGACGCACTCGCCGAGGAGGTGGCCGACCTCCGGAGCGCGTTCGACCGCTACGATACGCACGTCCGGACGACGGTGTACCGCGACGCCGACTCGGACACCACCGCCGTCGCTTCGCTGTGGGACACCGAGGACGCCGCTGAAACGGCCAGCGAGTACCTCACGGACCTGCCCGAGGTGGTGCACCGGCAGGGCGAGGGCGACGGCTTCGGGACGATGGGGATGTTCTACACCGTCAAACCGGAGTACCGCGAGGAGTTCGTCGAGAAGTTCGACACCGTCGGCGGCCTGTTGGCCGACATGGACGGCCACCGGGAGACGGCACTGCTGGCGAACGTCGACGACGCGAACGACATGTTCATCGCCAGTCAGTGGGACAGCAAGGAGGACGCGATGGCGTTCTTCCGCTCCGACGCCTTCTCGGACACGGTGAGTTGGGGCCGGGACGTGCTGGCCGACCGGCCGCGACACGTCTTCCTGGCGTAG
- a CDS encoding DUF5783 family protein, with amino-acid sequence MTDFDPEQFEDKYANYFPELQKAYKQAFEVLNDEYDSELVHAIDQQVLNESEPFYDEGEGFRVELPENPRDRLTAVIVDDEKFETVLSEFVAEIESQLHRIFGVDE; translated from the coding sequence ATGACCGACTTCGACCCCGAGCAGTTCGAGGACAAGTACGCGAACTACTTCCCGGAACTCCAGAAGGCGTACAAACAGGCCTTCGAGGTGCTGAACGACGAGTACGACTCGGAGTTGGTACACGCCATCGACCAGCAGGTGCTCAACGAGTCCGAACCGTTCTACGACGAGGGCGAGGGCTTCCGCGTCGAACTGCCCGAGAACCCGCGGGACCGACTCACCGCGGTCATCGTCGACGACGAGAAGTTCGAGACCGTCCTGTCGGAGTTCGTTGCCGAAATCGAGTCCCAACTGCACCGCATCTTCGGCGTCGACGAGTAG
- a CDS encoding single-stranded-DNA-specific exonuclease RecJ, producing the protein MSTPGPVPELADRATACADRLRAADRVLLASHIDADGLTSAAIATTMLTRAGIAVETVFKKQLDADEIASIAARDFETVLFTDFGSGQLDAISEHVAAGDFEAVIADHHQPSAPEDCHPDAIEDTDGYADFAYHCNPLLVGVNGASELSGAGAAYVLARALESEGVDNRDLAALAVVGAVGDMQAVGGELVGANANLVAEGIEADVLEEGTDLSLYGKQTRPLPKLLEYATEVPIPGISNDQAGATRFLEELGLDLKRQGEWRTWADLTDDERQTVASALVQRAVTRGVPADKIQSLVGTTYTLTAEPTGTELRDASEFSTLLNATARYERADVGLAVCLGERDAPLEQARKLLANHRRNLSEGLDLVRDRGVTQSEHVQYFEAGSAIRETIVGIVAGMALGTDGVDADKPIIAFADADGETKVSSRATGPLVGRGVDLSVVMREASQSVGGDGGGHDIAAGATIPAGEEAAFIEAADDVVAEQLT; encoded by the coding sequence ATGAGTACACCCGGCCCCGTTCCCGAGTTGGCCGACCGCGCGACGGCGTGTGCCGACCGATTGCGGGCCGCCGACCGCGTCCTCCTGGCCTCCCACATCGACGCCGACGGCCTGACCAGCGCCGCCATCGCGACGACGATGCTCACGCGGGCCGGTATCGCCGTCGAGACGGTGTTCAAAAAGCAACTGGACGCCGACGAAATCGCCAGCATCGCCGCCCGCGACTTCGAGACGGTGCTGTTCACCGACTTCGGGTCCGGCCAGTTGGACGCTATCTCCGAACACGTCGCGGCGGGCGACTTCGAGGCGGTCATCGCCGACCACCACCAACCCTCGGCCCCCGAGGACTGCCACCCCGACGCAATCGAGGACACGGATGGCTACGCGGACTTCGCGTACCACTGTAACCCCCTGCTCGTCGGCGTCAACGGGGCGTCGGAACTGTCGGGCGCGGGCGCGGCCTACGTCCTCGCCCGCGCGCTCGAATCGGAGGGCGTCGACAACCGCGACTTGGCGGCGCTGGCCGTCGTCGGGGCCGTGGGCGACATGCAGGCCGTCGGCGGCGAACTCGTCGGCGCGAACGCGAACCTCGTCGCGGAGGGCATCGAGGCCGACGTACTCGAGGAGGGGACGGACCTCTCGCTGTACGGCAAGCAGACCCGCCCGCTCCCGAAACTGCTCGAATACGCGACGGAGGTCCCGATTCCGGGCATCTCTAACGACCAAGCGGGCGCGACGCGCTTCCTCGAGGAACTCGGGTTGGACCTGAAACGACAGGGCGAGTGGCGCACGTGGGCCGACCTGACCGACGACGAGCGACAGACGGTGGCGAGCGCGCTGGTCCAGCGGGCGGTCACGCGTGGCGTCCCCGCCGACAAGATACAGTCGCTCGTCGGGACGACGTACACGCTCACCGCCGAACCGACCGGGACGGAACTGCGGGACGCCAGCGAGTTCTCGACGCTGCTCAACGCCACCGCCCGCTACGAACGGGCCGACGTGGGACTGGCGGTGTGCCTCGGCGAGCGAGACGCCCCGCTGGAACAGGCCCGGAAACTGCTGGCGAACCACCGCCGGAACCTCTCGGAAGGGCTGGACCTCGTCAGAGACCGGGGCGTCACCCAGTCCGAGCACGTCCAGTACTTCGAGGCCGGGAGCGCCATCAGAGAGACCATCGTCGGCATCGTCGCGGGGATGGCTCTCGGCACGGACGGCGTCGACGCCGACAAACCTATCATCGCCTTCGCCGACGCCGACGGCGAGACGAAGGTGTCCTCGCGGGCGACCGGCCCGCTGGTGGGCCGCGGCGTCGACCTCTCGGTGGTGATGCGCGAGGCGTCGCAGTCGGTGGGCGGCGACGGCGGCGGCCACGACATCGCCGCGGGTGCGACCATCCCCGCTGGCGAGGAGGCGGCGTTCATCGAGGCCGCCGACGACGTGGTGGCCGAGCAACTGACGTGA